In Lonchura striata isolate bLonStr1 chromosome 30, bLonStr1.mat, whole genome shotgun sequence, a single genomic region encodes these proteins:
- the G0S2 gene encoding G0/G1 switch protein 2 codes for METVHELIPFAKEMLSQKPNRKMVKLYMLGSVLAFFGVVIGLVETVCSPFSSAASLDDEQDKEKPAAPREQPVPQKREDLVPDKGKAALPGLQRALVTRQHAS; via the coding sequence ATGGAAACCGTGCACGAGCTGATCCCCTTCGCCAAAGAAATGCTCAGCCAGAAGCCCAACAGGAAGATGGTCAAGCTGTACATGCTGGGCAGCGTGCTGGCCTTCTTCGGGGTGGTCATCGGGCTGGTGGAGACCGTGTGCAGCCCCTTCAGCTCCGCGGCCAGCCTGGACGACgagcaggacaaggagaagCCGGCGGCGCCCCGGGAGCAGCCGGTGCCGCAGAAAAGGGAGGATTTGGTGCCGGACAAGGGCAAGGcggccctgccggggctgcagagggccCTGGTGACCCGGCAGCACGCGTCCTAG
- the LOC110475377 gene encoding 11-beta-hydroxysteroid dehydrogenase 1: protein MGRLQKILIPSLGLVLAFWFYSARDTFKPEMLRGKRVIVTGASTGIGEQMAYHLARMGAHVLLTARTGARLRNVSERMGFPGKDRAAEPRCLQVVQRCLELGAASARFVSGTMEDTAFAQHVVREAQASLGGLDMLILNHVGASYFGFFDGDVEHVRKLLEINFLSYVAMTTSALPMLKESEGSIVVVSSMAGKVGFPFTVPYSATKFALDGFFSSLRQEFAIQSINVSITLCILGFIDTERAVRAAAEVLLERPAPRDECALEILKGAALRRRELYYRYSSTRLPLLLRDCAAELLDYLVRSRYRLPATPGGPRPQH from the exons ATGGGTCGCTTGCAAAAGATTCTCATTCCCTCTCTGGGATTGGTTTTGGCCTTCTGGTTTTATTCTGCGAGGGACACTTTCAAACCGG AAATGCTGCGGGGCAAGCGGGTGATCGTGACCGGAGCCAGCACGGGCATCGGGGAGCAGATGGCTTACCACCTGGCCAGGATGGGCGCCCACGTCCTGCTCACGGCACGGACAGGGGCCAGGCTGAGGAACGTGAGTGAGA ggatggggttcccagggaaggacagggctgctgagccccgcTGTCTGCAGGTGGTGCAGCgctgcctggagctgggggCAGCCTCGGCGCGCTTCGTCAGCGGCACCATGGAGGACACGGCCTTCGCCCAGCACGTGGTGAGGGAGGCCCAGGCCTCGCTGG GAGGCCTTGACATGCTGATCCTTAACCACGTCGGTGCATCCTACTTTGGCTTTTTTGATGGGGACGTGGAGCACGTCCGAAAGCTCCTGGAAATCAACTTCCTCAGCTACGTGGCCATGACCACGTCAGCCCTGCCCATGCTGAAGGAGAGCGAGGGCAGCATCGTGGTGGTTTCATCCATGGCAG GTAAAGTCGGGTTCCCCTTTACCGTCCCCTACTCTGCGACTAAGTTTGCCCTGGATGGATTTTTCAGCTCCCTGAGGCAGGAGTTCGCCATTCAGAGCATCAACGTTTCCATCACGCTCTGCATCCTCGGCTTCATCGACACGG AGCGCGCAGTGCGCGCTGCCGCGGAGGTGCTGCTGGAGCGGCCGGCGCCGCGGGACGAGTGCGCGCTGGAGATCCTCAAGGGCGCAGCGCTGCGCCGGAGGGAGCTCTACTACCGCTACAGCTCCACgcggctgccgctgctgctgcgggACTGCGCCGCCGAGCTCCTCGACTACCTGGTGCGGAGCCGCTACCGCCTGCCCGCGACCCCCGGCGGCCCCCGCCCGCAGCACTGA
- the LOC110475385 gene encoding 11-beta-hydroxysteroid dehydrogenase 1 has translation MGLLLKVLIPLLGAALALYFYSAPGNFSEEMLRGKRVIVTGASSGIGEQMAYHLARMEAHLLLTARTEARLQKVVERCLELGAASARYISGSMDSPSLPEEVLREAENTWGGLDMLILNHIGQSGFTFFSGDVGHVRKLMETNFVSYVALATAALPLLKESEGSIVVVSSIAGKIAGPFTAPYSATKFALDGFFSSLRQELIIDKVNVSITLCILGYINTESAVRAVSHVIPDTPSPKEECALEIIRAGALRRRELHYPAPAVGSMLLLRSLAPELLESLARSSYRLENVRRT, from the exons atgggaTTGCTCCTGAAGGTTCTCATCCCTTTGCTGGGAGCAGCGCTGGCCCTTTATTTTTACTCAGCACCCGGGAACTTCAGTGAAG AGATGCTCCGCGGGAAGCGGGTGATCGTGACGGGAGCCAGCAGCGGCATCGGGGAGCAGATGGCTTACCACCTGGCCCGGATGGAGGCCCACCTGCTGCTCACGGCACGGACAGAGGCCAGGCTGCAGAAA GTTGTGGAGCGGTGCCTGGAGCTCGGCGCTGCCTCCGCCCGCTACATCAGCGGCTCCAtggacagccccagcctgcccgAGGAGGTGCTCAGGGAGGCGGAGAACACCTGGG GTGGCCTGGACATGCTGATCCTGAACCACATCGGCCAGAGCGGCTTCACCTTCTTCAGCGGGGACGTGGGGCACGTCCGAAAGCTCATGGAGACCAACTTCGTCAGCTACGTGGCCTTGGCCACggctgccctgcccctgctgaAGGAGAGCGAGGGCAGCATCGTGGTGGTTTCGTCCATAGCGG GTAAAATTGCCGGCCCTTTTACTGCTCCTTATTCTGCAACCAAGTTCGCCTTAGATGGATTTTTCAGCTCCTTGAGGCAGGAACTCATCATAGACAAGGTCAACGTTTCCATCACACTCTGCATCCTGGGCTACATCAACACAG AGAGCGCCGTGCGCGCCGTCTCGCACGTCATCCCAGACACGCCGTCGCCCAAGGAGGAGTGTGCCCTGGAGATCATCCGGGCCGGAGCCCTGCGCCGCCGGGAGCTGCACTACCCGGCCCCGGCCGTGGGCAGCATGCTCCTGCTCCGCAGCCTCGCCCCGGAGCTCCTGGAGTCCCTCGCCCGCAGCAGCTACCGCCTGGAAAACGTCAGGAGAACGTAG